In Paenibacillus ihbetae, the following are encoded in one genomic region:
- a CDS encoding ABC transporter substrate-binding protein codes for MKRRKRRGFLTLMLGMAMMLSACGGESGGGAATNASAGSANTGNASGEKIQIKYWYAFGEKIEEAKQELVKRFNESQDKIEVVAEYQGNYDDLHAKVQAAFAAGDAPAVTDLEIASTGTFARYGMLQELAPFAEKDKDQLKIDDFNPGLMGNAYVDGKLYGLPFMRSTPIMYMNVSLLEKAGLDPAGPKTWAEFEEYGRVLKEKGITAMTMPVDIWFYEGLVAQSGGQVLAEDGKSGLFNTPEAVEPVEFWKKLASEGLIKIPVGDEAGATADKDWANQTSAFKFGSTAGVAGAIDISKGNNFEFDTAFMPANKSYGVPTGGCQLVMTSKLSEEEQAAAWEFIKFMTTTESTIYQSKHVGYLPTRLSALETEEMQSLYKEYPQYKVAVDQLEYARPRPMETAYPEVAKLVKSAIEKTLLDPKVTPQQAMDEANEKANALLSK; via the coding sequence ATGAAAAGAAGAAAAAGACGCGGTTTCTTAACACTGATGCTGGGGATGGCCATGATGCTGTCCGCATGCGGCGGCGAGTCCGGCGGTGGCGCGGCAACGAACGCGAGCGCAGGCTCGGCGAACACGGGCAATGCCTCCGGCGAGAAGATCCAAATCAAGTATTGGTACGCGTTCGGGGAGAAAATCGAGGAAGCCAAGCAGGAGCTGGTTAAACGGTTCAACGAGTCCCAGGACAAGATTGAAGTCGTTGCGGAATACCAGGGCAATTACGATGACCTGCACGCTAAAGTACAGGCTGCATTTGCGGCTGGCGATGCTCCGGCCGTAACGGATCTGGAAATCGCCTCGACGGGCACGTTTGCCAGATATGGCATGCTGCAGGAACTGGCGCCTTTTGCCGAAAAGGATAAGGACCAGCTGAAGATCGATGATTTCAATCCCGGCTTGATGGGAAATGCCTATGTTGATGGAAAGCTGTACGGGCTTCCGTTCATGCGCAGCACGCCGATCATGTATATGAACGTTTCGCTGCTGGAAAAAGCAGGCCTTGATCCGGCCGGACCGAAGACATGGGCCGAGTTCGAGGAATACGGACGCGTGCTTAAGGAAAAAGGGATTACGGCCATGACGATGCCGGTTGACATCTGGTTCTACGAAGGGCTTGTCGCCCAATCCGGCGGCCAAGTGCTTGCCGAAGACGGCAAATCCGGCCTGTTTAACACGCCTGAAGCGGTAGAGCCGGTGGAGTTCTGGAAGAAGCTTGCGTCAGAAGGACTCATTAAAATTCCGGTCGGCGATGAAGCGGGCGCAACGGCGGATAAAGACTGGGCGAACCAAACCTCCGCGTTTAAATTCGGTTCGACGGCAGGAGTAGCTGGAGCGATCGATATCTCGAAAGGAAATAACTTTGAATTTGATACGGCGTTTATGCCGGCAAACAAATCTTACGGGGTGCCTACAGGCGGTTGCCAGCTCGTCATGACATCCAAGCTGAGCGAGGAAGAGCAGGCTGCGGCATGGGAGTTCATCAAGTTCATGACAACAACGGAAAGCACGATTTACCAAAGCAAGCACGTCGGTTACTTGCCGACCCGTTTGTCGGCGCTGGAGACGGAAGAGATGCAGTCCCTGTATAAGGAATATCCGCAATACAAAGTAGCTGTGGACCAGCTGGAATATGCGAGACCGCGTCCGATGGAGACGGCTTATCCGGAAGTGGCCAAACTCGTGAAGAGCGCGATCGAGAAAACGCTGCTTGATCCGAAAGTAACGCCTCAGCAAGCGATGGACGAGGCGAACGAAAAGGCGAACGCACTGCTCAGCAAATAA
- a CDS encoding glycerol-3-phosphate responsive antiterminator, giving the protein MVNQTPSKANRSYSEKRGKLAGSSAAGLRELLELRRNVASIRDVRQLEAALTFSNTLSCVFMLTGNIGVIKGYVDLFKQHDIPVFVHVEKIGGLSFDQPGLEYLANAIKPDGIITTKIQVVKKAQKLGLTTIQRFFLIDSEGLANITQSLDQVQPDVIEIMPARIPEVLGKVREMTKLPIISGGLLTQRKHAEECLAHGATAISSSSPSLWKESFGLTDV; this is encoded by the coding sequence ATGGTTAATCAGACACCATCAAAGGCCAACCGGTCCTATTCGGAAAAGCGGGGGAAGCTTGCGGGATCATCCGCCGCTGGTCTGCGGGAGCTGCTTGAGCTGCGCCGGAACGTGGCATCGATTCGGGACGTCAGGCAGCTTGAAGCTGCCCTAACATTCAGCAATACATTAAGCTGCGTATTCATGCTGACTGGAAACATCGGCGTTATTAAAGGCTATGTGGATTTGTTTAAGCAGCATGACATTCCGGTATTCGTTCACGTCGAGAAGATCGGCGGCTTGTCCTTCGATCAGCCGGGATTGGAATATTTAGCGAATGCAATCAAGCCTGACGGCATCATTACGACGAAGATCCAGGTCGTGAAGAAAGCGCAGAAGCTGGGGCTTACCACCATCCAGCGCTTCTTCCTGATCGATTCCGAGGGGCTTGCCAACATCACGCAATCGCTGGATCAGGTGCAGCCGGACGTTATCGAGATTATGCCTGCCCGGATTCCGGAGGTGCTGGGAAAGGTAAGGGAGATGACGAAGCTCCCCATCATATCCGGCGGGCTGCTTACGCAGCGAAAGCACGCGGAGGAGTGCCTTGCGCACGGGGCGACCGCCATTTCCTCTTCAAGCCCTTCGCTGTGGAAGGAAAGTTTTGGCTTAACGGATGTTTAA
- a CDS encoding family 43 glycosylhydrolase, with translation MMNKNFRNTLLLSICALLVFPIGQTTQAASVQNNFYNVVMQEGADPWVYKHTDGYYYFTKTTGGNVTIWKSAQLTTIDAAPTTVVNTGCCNIWAPELHYIDGAWYIYYAKDDGDNVNHRMYVMENKSPDPTQGTWEYKGQITDPTNKWAIDGTVLQLGGELYFIWSGWEGDVNIRQNLYIAHMSNPWTIDSERVEISRPTYSWETNHVPQVNEGPQVIVRDGLIHLVYSASGSWTNDYCLGLITASVSSDPMDPASWTKRDQPIFKSGNGLYGPGHHSLTKSPDDTEDWIMYHVAKYNNAGWNREVRMQKFTWHADGTPNLGEPVDPNTPIPLPSGEPAHLRYEGEEGAFGGAAYASESPNGSGGRKAGHIDTPESFVDFNVHVQEAGEYILLARTANGTAGGGWSYLQLSVNSGEPSRFHITNKGWENWGLSTARIQLKAGANKIRFTKGEEYGEIDFFDIKPAN, from the coding sequence ATGATGAATAAGAATTTCAGGAACACCTTGCTGCTGTCGATATGCGCGCTGCTTGTTTTTCCGATCGGACAGACGACGCAAGCAGCCTCCGTTCAGAACAACTTCTATAACGTTGTCATGCAGGAGGGGGCAGACCCTTGGGTGTATAAGCATACGGACGGCTATTACTATTTCACGAAAACGACCGGCGGCAACGTGACGATCTGGAAATCCGCCCAGCTCACTACGATTGATGCGGCCCCTACAACGGTGGTAAACACGGGCTGCTGCAACATTTGGGCACCGGAGCTGCATTACATTGACGGCGCCTGGTATATATACTACGCCAAGGATGACGGAGACAATGTCAATCACCGCATGTACGTCATGGAGAACAAATCGCCTGATCCGACCCAAGGCACGTGGGAATACAAGGGGCAGATCACCGATCCGACGAACAAATGGGCGATTGACGGGACGGTGCTGCAGCTCGGCGGGGAGCTGTATTTCATCTGGTCCGGCTGGGAAGGAGACGTCAATATCCGTCAGAACCTGTATATTGCCCATATGAGCAATCCATGGACCATCGACTCGGAGCGGGTGGAGATATCCAGACCGACGTACAGCTGGGAAACGAATCATGTTCCCCAAGTCAATGAAGGACCTCAGGTCATCGTCCGGGACGGCCTTATTCATCTTGTCTATTCTGCAAGCGGAAGCTGGACCAATGACTATTGCTTGGGACTGATCACCGCGAGTGTATCCAGCGATCCTATGGATCCCGCCTCATGGACCAAGCGGGACCAGCCTATATTCAAGTCCGGCAACGGGCTTTACGGTCCAGGCCACCATTCGTTGACGAAGTCTCCGGATGATACGGAGGACTGGATCATGTATCATGTGGCCAAATACAATAATGCCGGGTGGAACCGGGAGGTTCGGATGCAGAAATTCACGTGGCATGCGGACGGCACGCCGAATCTCGGCGAACCGGTCGATCCGAACACGCCGATTCCTCTGCCTTCCGGTGAACCGGCTCATCTCCGGTATGAAGGGGAGGAGGGAGCTTTCGGCGGGGCGGCCTATGCATCGGAAAGCCCGAACGGCTCAGGCGGCCGGAAGGCAGGTCATATTGATACCCCGGAGAGCTTCGTAGATTTTAACGTTCACGTCCAGGAGGCAGGCGAATATATTTTGCTTGCGCGCACCGCCAACGGGACGGCCGGGGGCGGCTGGTCCTATCTGCAGCTGAGCGTAAACTCGGGCGAGCCGAGCCGGTTCCACATCACGAATAAAGGCTGGGAGAATTGGGGACTGTCCACAGCCAGAATCCAGCTGAAAGCCGGAGCCAACAAGATCCGGTTTACGAAAGGCGAAGAGTATGGCGAAATTGACTTCTTTGATATTAAACCGGCGAATTAA
- a CDS encoding metallophosphoesterase family protein, with the protein MKLAILGDLHYHEADEQIGAWVMARDAFYTRMLHHFMSAEADMHISLGDLTNFGTVREIDEVYGIMERYDTNFVHVLGNHDTYSQPKRDLLMRTGQARYQALDMEHAVFVFLDTTREMDLTNWGGWLDEEQLSWFEHIVVSSGTKPMLVFAHHPVHLTTTGSDRDKGSIDPSIDMWRILSQKQGSAVYFNGHTHVDSITQQNNWTFVQLSACLDQHAYRIVEMEDDYIHIHAVDIDDMELSKQLPEIHRHMKHFSPNANARGAELERACSILLARGDAELANTAAVKAGSSHG; encoded by the coding sequence ATGAAGCTGGCGATCCTTGGAGATTTGCATTATCACGAGGCGGACGAACAGATTGGCGCATGGGTGATGGCAAGGGATGCGTTTTATACAAGAATGCTGCACCATTTCATGAGTGCTGAAGCGGATATGCATATTTCGCTCGGTGATCTTACGAATTTCGGTACGGTGAGAGAGATTGATGAAGTCTATGGAATCATGGAGCGTTACGATACGAACTTTGTTCATGTGCTCGGGAATCACGACACCTATTCCCAGCCCAAGCGGGATTTGCTCATGAGGACGGGCCAGGCCCGTTATCAGGCGCTCGACATGGAACATGCGGTGTTCGTATTTTTGGATACGACAAGAGAGATGGATTTAACAAACTGGGGAGGCTGGCTTGACGAGGAGCAGCTGAGCTGGTTCGAGCATATCGTTGTCAGCTCCGGCACGAAGCCGATGCTTGTGTTCGCGCATCACCCGGTGCATTTGACCACGACAGGATCGGATCGGGACAAAGGCTCCATTGACCCTTCGATCGATATGTGGCGCATTTTAAGCCAAAAGCAGGGCTCAGCCGTCTATTTCAACGGGCATACCCATGTCGATTCCATTACGCAACAGAACAACTGGACCTTCGTGCAGCTGTCCGCTTGCTTGGACCAGCACGCTTATCGGATCGTCGAAATGGAAGACGATTATATTCACATCCATGCCGTCGACATTGATGACATGGAGCTTTCGAAGCAGCTTCCTGAAATTCATCGCCATATGAAGCACTTTAGTCCGAATGCAAATGCGAGAGGTGCGGAGCTTGAGCGAGCGTGCAGCATTTTGCTCGCGAGAGGAGACGCCGAGCTTGCAAATACTGCAGCAGTGAAGGCTGGCAGCAGCCATGGTTAA
- a CDS encoding carbohydrate ABC transporter permease has protein sequence MTSRLWEKLKPYGMISPSLAVFGIFFIYPIFYMIYLSFFDWNFVSPTKNYVGLQNFTDLLSDKEFMQVLLNTTIYTFATVSLTLSISLAIALWLNRSGLFYGFVQGAIFSPHIISLVSISLLWSWLMDPEYGLLNWVIGLFGLSPLQWLSHPDTSLMSLILVAVWKGIGFNTLVFIAGLQSIPPSIYEAAALDRSKRWRTFRKLTLPMLSPTLFFLAIMSMIGSFQVFETIAIMTQGGPVNSTNTLVYYIYEYGFRFFKIGYASAAGVMLLIIVGVLTIIYFRMLSKRVHYR, from the coding sequence ATGACATCTCGTTTGTGGGAAAAGCTTAAGCCTTATGGCATGATTTCGCCTTCGCTTGCCGTATTCGGCATATTCTTCATCTACCCGATCTTCTACATGATCTATCTCAGCTTCTTCGATTGGAATTTCGTCAGCCCGACGAAGAACTATGTCGGCTTGCAAAATTTTACGGATCTGCTGTCGGATAAAGAGTTCATGCAGGTGCTTCTGAATACGACCATCTATACCTTTGCCACGGTGTCGCTGACGCTCAGCATTTCGCTGGCCATCGCCCTCTGGCTGAACCGCTCGGGATTGTTTTACGGATTCGTGCAAGGCGCGATCTTCAGTCCGCACATCATTTCCCTGGTGTCCATCTCCTTGCTGTGGAGCTGGCTCATGGATCCCGAATACGGATTGCTGAACTGGGTGATCGGTTTGTTCGGCCTGTCGCCGCTGCAGTGGCTGTCCCACCCGGACACCTCGCTCATGTCGCTGATTCTGGTCGCCGTGTGGAAGGGCATCGGGTTCAACACGCTGGTCTTTATCGCCGGCCTGCAGAGCATCCCGCCGAGCATTTACGAGGCGGCCGCGCTTGACCGCTCGAAGCGGTGGCGGACGTTTCGGAAGCTTACGCTGCCGATGCTCTCCCCGACGCTGTTTTTCTTGGCGATTATGAGCATGATCGGCTCATTCCAGGTTTTCGAGACGATTGCAATCATGACCCAGGGCGGGCCGGTCAACTCGACCAACACGCTGGTATATTACATTTACGAATACGGCTTCCGCTTCTTCAAGATCGGATATGCATCGGCAGCCGGCGTCATGCTGCTCATCATTGTCGGCGTGCTTACAATTATTTACTTCCGCATGCTGTCCAAACGCGTCCATTACAGGTAA
- a CDS encoding glycoside hydrolase family 2 protein has protein sequence MTHSSNIPRPEYPRPQWVRSAWANLNGQWQFEIDHGKSGKDRGLADPGYELSGTITVPFCPESKLSGVEYKDFMAAVWYKRAFTVPEDWAGGRILLHFGAVDYAAEIWVNGTVAGSHRGGYTPFSFDITSHVVPGSNVITVYAEDDVRSGRQPRGKQSGLYHSHGCDYTRTTGIWQTVWLEHVPKAYMASMKLVGDPDNACVHLEIAVEGSAAGERLAASAYFDGRLVGEAGAIVSGPSVKLTVPLSEIHLWEAGNGRLYDLALSLTDQGRASDSVQSYFGLRTLRLDGMAFRINGKSVFQRLVLDQGFYPDGIYTAPSDEDLRRDIELSMELGFNGARLHEKIFEPRFLYWADRLGYLVWGEHANWGLDITTTEAVSHFLPEWLEGVERDFNHPALIGWCPFNETWDKDGTKQHNDVLRIVYEVTKRMDPTRPVIDTSGNFHVVTDIFDIHDYDQNPETFRQKFEPMKDGGEVYNTFPNRQTYGGQPYFVSEYGGIWWNPDQKDGKAWGYGERPASEEEFLARYEGLTSTLLDHPMMFGFCYTQLYDVEQEVNGLYTYERKAKFDPEAIRRINSRKAAIED, from the coding sequence ATGACTCATTCATCGAACATCCCGCGCCCCGAGTATCCTAGACCCCAATGGGTCCGGTCCGCGTGGGCCAATCTGAACGGCCAGTGGCAATTTGAAATTGATCACGGCAAGAGCGGCAAGGACCGCGGACTGGCGGATCCCGGTTACGAGCTGTCCGGGACGATCACGGTGCCTTTCTGTCCGGAGAGCAAGCTCTCCGGCGTAGAATATAAAGACTTTATGGCCGCTGTCTGGTATAAACGGGCGTTCACCGTGCCGGAAGACTGGGCCGGGGGCAGGATCCTGCTCCACTTCGGCGCCGTCGATTATGCAGCCGAGATATGGGTGAACGGGACGGTTGCCGGCTCGCACCGCGGAGGGTACACGCCGTTTAGCTTCGACATTACGTCCCATGTCGTGCCGGGCAGCAACGTCATTACGGTATATGCGGAGGACGACGTTCGTTCGGGGCGCCAGCCGCGAGGCAAGCAGAGCGGATTATACCACTCGCACGGCTGCGACTACACCCGTACGACAGGGATATGGCAGACGGTATGGCTTGAGCATGTGCCAAAGGCTTATATGGCGTCGATGAAATTGGTGGGGGATCCGGATAATGCCTGCGTGCATCTCGAGATTGCGGTCGAAGGGAGCGCGGCCGGGGAGCGGCTTGCCGCTTCCGCCTATTTCGACGGCCGGCTTGTCGGCGAAGCCGGCGCGATCGTATCCGGACCTTCGGTTAAGCTCACCGTTCCCTTGTCGGAGATCCACCTGTGGGAAGCAGGAAACGGGCGGCTGTACGACCTGGCCCTGTCCTTGACCGATCAGGGCCGCGCAAGCGATTCCGTCCAATCGTATTTCGGTCTTCGGACCCTGCGTCTTGACGGCATGGCATTCCGGATTAACGGCAAATCCGTGTTTCAACGGCTTGTGCTGGACCAAGGCTTTTATCCGGACGGCATCTACACGGCGCCGAGCGATGAGGATCTTCGCAGGGATATAGAACTCTCCATGGAGCTCGGTTTTAACGGGGCCAGGCTTCACGAGAAAATCTTTGAGCCGCGTTTTCTGTACTGGGCGGATCGCCTAGGCTATCTGGTATGGGGCGAGCACGCGAACTGGGGCTTGGACATCACGACGACCGAAGCGGTGTCCCATTTTCTGCCGGAGTGGCTGGAAGGCGTAGAGCGGGATTTCAATCATCCAGCGCTGATCGGCTGGTGCCCGTTTAACGAAACATGGGATAAGGATGGCACGAAGCAGCATAACGATGTGCTTCGCATCGTTTACGAGGTGACGAAGCGTATGGATCCGACCCGTCCTGTGATCGACACCAGCGGGAACTTCCATGTCGTCACCGATATTTTCGACATTCATGACTATGATCAGAATCCGGAGACGTTCCGCCAAAAATTTGAGCCGATGAAGGACGGCGGCGAGGTGTACAATACGTTTCCGAACCGGCAAACCTACGGAGGACAGCCCTATTTCGTCAGCGAGTACGGCGGGATATGGTGGAACCCGGACCAGAAGGACGGGAAGGCCTGGGGGTACGGCGAGAGACCGGCTTCCGAAGAGGAATTCCTTGCGCGTTACGAGGGGTTAACGAGCACGCTGCTGGATCATCCGATGATGTTCGGATTCTGTTACACGCAGCTATACGACGTGGAGCAGGAAGTCAACGGGCTGTATACCTACGAAAGAAAGGCGAAATTTGACCCTGAAGCCATCCGCCGCATCAATTCGCGCAAAGCGGCCATCGAAGATTGA
- a CDS encoding ArsR/SmtB family transcription factor translates to MLELSFNDPEKLVKVTHALSTRSRVDILRLLNSKNLNIMEIAETLKLPVSTVASNIKVLEAAELINTELLPASRGAMKVCSRNYDDIHIALNLRNTMPKGVMHVYEVDMPIGHYSDCEVHPTCGMANAEGYIIKEDEPASFYHPKHVNAQIIWLRKGYLEYLLPMDIPAGARIQSLELSMEMCSEAPNYDSNWPSNISVWVNEVEIGMWTSPGDFGDRRGKLNPNWWYDWATQYGFLKTWRVDHEKTTLDMEKISDVTLSDLRISESPKLRLRIGIKPDAVHQGGLNLFGRQFGDHEQNIMMQVKYTMDPEEEDV, encoded by the coding sequence GTGCTGGAACTAAGTTTTAACGACCCGGAGAAGCTTGTTAAGGTAACCCATGCTTTGTCGACGCGTTCCCGGGTAGATATTCTTCGCCTCTTGAATTCCAAAAACTTAAACATTATGGAAATCGCAGAGACGCTTAAGCTTCCCGTATCGACCGTGGCCAGCAATATCAAGGTATTGGAAGCGGCAGAGCTCATCAATACGGAATTGCTTCCGGCATCCCGCGGAGCGATGAAGGTATGCAGCCGGAATTATGATGACATTCATATCGCCCTTAATTTAAGAAACACCATGCCCAAAGGAGTCATGCATGTCTATGAGGTGGACATGCCCATCGGGCATTACAGCGATTGCGAAGTGCACCCTACTTGCGGGATGGCGAATGCTGAAGGCTACATCATCAAGGAGGACGAACCGGCGAGCTTTTATCATCCCAAGCATGTGAACGCTCAGATCATCTGGCTGCGCAAAGGGTATTTGGAATATTTGCTGCCGATGGATATTCCGGCCGGTGCACGCATCCAATCGCTCGAGCTCTCGATGGAGATGTGCTCCGAGGCGCCCAATTACGACAGTAATTGGCCGTCTAACATCTCGGTATGGGTGAATGAAGTGGAGATCGGCATGTGGACCAGCCCCGGCGATTTCGGCGACCGGCGCGGAAAGCTCAATCCGAACTGGTGGTATGACTGGGCGACGCAGTATGGGTTTCTCAAAACATGGCGGGTCGATCATGAGAAGACGACGCTGGATATGGAGAAAATTTCCGACGTTACCTTAAGCGATCTCCGCATCTCGGAAAGCCCGAAGCTGCGGCTGCGCATCGGCATCAAGCCCGATGCCGTACACCAGGGCGGGCTGAACCTGTTCGGCCGCCAATTCGGAGATCACGAGCAGAATATTATGATGCAGGTGAAATATACGATGGACCCGGAAGAAGAAGACGTTTAA
- a CDS encoding ABC transporter ATP-binding protein — translation MGRIELKGISKFFKEEEVIKNLDLTIRDGSFTVLVGPSGCGKSTTLRMIAGLDEQTKGEIWIDDKCVNGVPPGDRDVAMVFQNYALYPTMNVYDNIEFGLINRKVPKKEREKLIKDIAEIVGLSDYMKKKPEMLSGGQRQRVALARAMVKKPQVFILDEPLSNLDAKLRHQMRTELIQLHERLGTTFVYVTHDQVEAMSMGDEIVIMNKGVIQQAASPMTLYNDPANVFAAQFIGTPAMNILPSQELQLPSAQGKRHDIASFGFRPEHALFQAPAAVEGLRLDGMVLTRESLGAENIYQIQSSLGMFSVKTFLEPLTSDTLVSVTVPYERLYYFNSEGQRLRQLEVRRGEEFSTTKTPELVSVGGGL, via the coding sequence ATGGGCAGAATCGAGCTAAAAGGAATCAGCAAGTTTTTCAAAGAAGAGGAAGTCATCAAAAATTTGGATCTGACGATTCGGGACGGTTCTTTCACCGTCCTCGTCGGACCGTCAGGCTGCGGCAAATCGACAACGCTCCGCATGATTGCCGGCCTCGATGAGCAGACGAAGGGTGAAATCTGGATCGATGACAAGTGTGTGAACGGGGTTCCTCCCGGAGATCGCGACGTAGCCATGGTGTTTCAAAACTATGCCCTGTACCCGACGATGAACGTCTACGACAACATCGAGTTCGGGCTCATTAACCGCAAGGTGCCGAAGAAAGAGCGGGAGAAGCTGATCAAGGACATCGCCGAAATCGTCGGCCTTAGCGATTATATGAAGAAGAAGCCGGAAATGCTGTCCGGCGGGCAAAGACAACGCGTGGCGCTTGCGCGCGCCATGGTCAAAAAGCCGCAGGTTTTTATTCTGGACGAACCGCTCTCGAACCTGGATGCGAAGCTGCGCCACCAAATGCGGACTGAGCTGATTCAGCTGCACGAGCGTCTCGGCACCACCTTTGTCTATGTTACCCATGATCAGGTTGAAGCGATGTCCATGGGGGATGAAATCGTAATTATGAACAAGGGCGTTATCCAGCAGGCGGCTTCGCCGATGACGCTGTATAACGATCCGGCCAATGTATTTGCAGCTCAATTCATCGGTACGCCGGCTATGAACATTTTGCCAAGCCAGGAGCTTCAGCTGCCTTCGGCCCAAGGGAAGCGGCATGATATCGCGAGCTTCGGGTTCCGTCCTGAGCATGCGCTGTTCCAAGCGCCGGCTGCAGTCGAAGGACTTCGGCTGGACGGGATGGTGCTGACCCGCGAAAGCCTCGGCGCGGAAAATATTTATCAAATCCAGTCCTCGCTCGGCATGTTCTCGGTCAAGACGTTTCTTGAACCGCTCACATCGGATACGCTGGTCTCGGTGACGGTTCCTTATGAGCGTCTGTACTATTTCAATAGCGAAGGCCAAAGGCTCAGACAGTTAGAGGTCCGGCGTGGGGAAGAGTTCAGTACGACGAAGACGCCTGAATTGGTATCAGTAGGCGGGGGGCTCTAG
- a CDS encoding IS1182 family transposase (programmed frameshift) has protein sequence MLRSNREKQQTYEFVSIEELVPQDHLLRKVDKYIDFSFIDEKVRPLYCADTGRPAIDPVVLFKMIFLGYFYGIRSERQLEREIQTNLAYRWFLGLGLTDKVPDHSTISWNRRTRFKDTEIFQEIFDEIVLQAIQHRMVGGRVLVTDSTHVKANANKHKYTKEQVLQNTRDYVSELNAAVEADRNAHGKKPLKPREDVIEEKEVKVSTTDPESGYMIRDGKPEGFFYLDHRTVDLKYNMITDVHVTAGNVHDSVPYLSRLDRQQERFGFKVEAVALDSGYLTSPICKGLQSRNIFAVIAHRRFHPTQGLFPKWKFTYDAERNLYVCPAKHELPYKTTNREGYRQYASDPQHCKNCPLLNECTRSRNHRKVVTRHVWEDSKEWVRGNRLSRSGKYLYRKRKETIERSFADAKELHGFRYCRLRGLQNVREQALMTAAVQNMKKMAIHLDRLEKRG, from the exons ATGTTGCGTTCGAATCGAGAAAAACAGCAGACTTACGAATTTGTTTCGATTGAAGAATTGGTTCCTCAAGATCATCTGCTCCGTAAAGTGGACAAGTATATCGATTTCTCTTTCATCGACGAAAAGGTTCGTCCGCTTTACTGTGCGGATACTGGGCGGCCTGCTATCGACCCTGTCGTGTTATTTAAGATGATTTTCCTCGGTTATTTTTATGGCATCCGTTCCGAACGCCAACTCGAACGTGAAATTCAAACCAACCTTGCTTACCGCTGGTTTTTGGGGTTAGGTTTAACCGACAAAGTGCCGGACCACTCTACGATTAGCTGGAATCGTCGCACGCGCTTTAAAGACACCGAGATTTTTCAGGAGATCTTCGATGAGATTGTGCTTCAAGCTATCCAGCACCGTATGGTGGGCGGACGTGTCTTAGTTACCGACTCAACCCACGTCAAAGCGAATGCGAACAAGCATAAATACACAAAAGAACAGGTTTTGCAAAACACTCGTGATTATGTGAGTGAACTTAATGCGGCCGTAGAGGCTGACCGGAATGCACATGGAAAAAAGC CGCTAAAGCCAAGAGAGGACGTGATCGAGGAAAAGGAAGTTAAAGTGAGCACGACAGATCCCGAAAGCGGTTATATGATTCGTGATGGGAAACCGGAAGGATTCTTCTATTTAGACCACCGTACCGTGGACCTGAAATATAATATGATTACGGATGTCCATGTCACCGCCGGAAATGTCCATGATTCTGTACCATATTTGTCCCGTTTGGATCGTCAACAAGAACGATTTGGTTTTAAAGTCGAAGCCGTTGCTCTGGACTCCGGGTACTTGACTTCACCCATCTGCAAAGGGCTGCAAAGCCGAAACATCTTTGCCGTTATTGCTCACCGAAGATTTCACCCGACCCAGGGTTTATTCCCTAAATGGAAGTTCACGTATGATGCGGAGCGCAATCTTTATGTTTGCCCTGCAAAGCACGAATTACCGTACAAGACGACCAACCGTGAGGGATACCGACAGTACGCTTCGGATCCACAGCACTGCAAGAACTGCCCGTTATTAAATGAATGCACGCGGTCTCGCAACCACCGAAAGGTGGTAACTCGTCATGTCTGGGAGGACAGCAAAGAGTGGGTGCGAGGCAACCGGTTGAGTCGATCCGGGAAATATCTCTACCGAAAACGAAAAGAAACGATTGAGCGAAGCTTCGCGGATGCCAAAGAGCTCCATGGGTTTCGCTATTGCCGTTTGCGCGGGCTGCAAAACGTCAGGGAACAGGCCCTGATGACAGCAGCTGTACAGAACATGAAGAAGATGGCGATCCACCTGGATCGCCTGGAAAAACGGGGGTAA
- a CDS encoding GapA-binding peptide SR1P, producing MYHSMKQINMGVIICRHCSSLVDTVDTNKIAVYYGVCDKPECRQLHKAGEGSVRSAEAP from the coding sequence ATGTACCATTCCATGAAGCAAATCAATATGGGCGTTATCATTTGCAGGCATTGCAGCTCTCTAGTAGATACGGTGGACACCAATAAGATTGCCGTGTACTACGGCGTGTGTGATAAGCCGGAATGCCGGCAGCTGCACAAGGCCGGGGAGGGATCGGTACGATCCGCAGAGGCACCGTAA